One stretch of Zingiber officinale cultivar Zhangliang chromosome 6B, Zo_v1.1, whole genome shotgun sequence DNA includes these proteins:
- the LOC121991730 gene encoding uncharacterized protein LOC121991730 isoform X4, which produces MGTKAKRRLSLRSLFWISLKFTPFPRKASSGKKDATVEHENAGFQAVASAGDRDLLKQENFPKYTEEKSCSTSSPSSTLLGKDIFQVHTSELNKQHTKHPDEIPRKDVHSSHGANAQFKEGLQSSSQQEVKIVGLDKSTTTFPSKEPIEKPSPHISGTNPGFDNDAQIGIKESPPVQLMGRYDVPDPNRIPASIFTRTTTSQLEWSVASNESLFSIQLGKSGDLTGLHGSQMDVCPSKSFGPESVQPTIESELKDAESIKNVVKPIAEEKSMRQKPIIAEHISHSDSASQFSDGGSVRSFAFPILTEERNGSLAGDLVHPVPRKDELPNSPTQSKIPKAEPAPKVESPKAEPIAAHRTWFAWPSCFSHFTLHCCRG; this is translated from the exons GAAAGCAAGTTCTGGAAAAAAAGATGCAACTGTGGAACATGAAAATGCCGGATTTCAAGCCGTTGCTAGTGCTGGTGACCGTGATCTGCTCAAGCAAGAAAATTTTCCTAAATACACAGAAGAAAAATCATGCTCAACATCCTCTCCTTCAAGCACTTTATTAGGAAAAGACATCTTCCAAGTGCATACAAGTGAACTCAACAAACAACATACCAAGCATCCTGATGAGATTCCAAGAAAGGATGTACATTCTTCTCATGGAGCAAATGCACAATTCAAGGAAGGACTACAATCTTCTAGTCAGCAGGAAGTTAAAATTGTAGGACTGGACAAGAGTACAACTACTTTTCCAAGTAAAGAGCCTATTGAAAAACCATCTCCTCATATATCTGGCACTAATCCTGGGTTTGATAATGATGCCCAGATCGGGATAAAGGAGTCTCCTCCAGTTCAGTTAATGGGAAGATATGATGTTCCAGATCCAAACCGGATACCTGCTTCTATATTCACTAGGACAACCACTTCACAATTGGAATGGAGTGTAGCTTCTAACGAATCATTGTTTAGTATCCAGTTGGGAAAGTCTGGAGATCTGACTGGTCTCCATGGCAGTCAAATGGATGTCTGTCCATCAAAGAGTTTTGGACCTGAATCTGTACAACCTACAATTGAATCTgaattaaaagatgctgaatccatTAAGAATGTTGTGAAGCCAATCGCTGAGGAGAAGTCCATGAGACAAAAACCTATTATTGCGGAGCACATTTCTCATTCCGATAGTGCATCTCAGTTTTCTGATGGTGGAAGTGTTCGATCTTTTGCATTTCCAAT ATTGACAGAAGAAAGAAATGGATCTTTGGCAGGTGATTTAGTGCACCCAGTGCCCAGAAAAGATGAATTGCCGAATTCTCCGACACAATCAAAAATTCCGAAAGCAGAGCCTGCTCCGAAGGTGGAATCTCCTAAAGCTGAACCAATTGCAGCTCACAGAACATGGTTCGCATGGCCTTCTTGCTTTTCTCATTTTACACTCCATTGTTGTCGAGGTTAG